The DNA segment CCAGGGGAGACGCCGCAGCTGGTTGTCGCGGCGAGCCTGCCGACGCCGGAGGCGCTGCTCGACGATCCGCGCAAGCGACTTGAGTTCCAGGCGGAGCAGCTGCCCGGGCTGGTCCGTTCGGCGGGGATCCGTGCGAAGCGGGCGGTGTGCGCGATCCCGTCGTCGCACACGTTCTGCAAGCACGCGCAGTTCGCACGGACGGACGATGCACCGCTGGCGTCGATGGTGGAGCTGATGCTGGCGGAGCAGGTGGGGCGCGACCCTTCGCGGCTTGTGTACCGCTGCTACGAGGTGCCGGGGGCGGAGCGTGTGGGTGGCGGGAAGAGCGAGGTCATCTGCCTGGCGACGGGGCGCGAGGTGGTGAACCGGCTCATGCACGCGCTCAAGAATGCGAAACTCGAACCCGTCGGGATGCACGCCGAGTTCACCGCTCTGCTGCGGGCGTTCGACTACGTCACGCGGCGCGCGGAGGACAAGACGCGTGCGACGCTGTACCTCGACGTGGGGTGCGGCGGAACACGGGCGGTGATCGCCCACGGCCGGGAACTGGTCTTCACGCGCGTCATCAACGCCGGCGGCCTGCTGCTGGACCGGTCGGTCGCGGAGCAGATGGGGTGCCAGTTGGAGCGGGCGAGGGCGGTGCGGCTGTCGATGAACGACCTTGTGTCCCCGGCTGTGCGACCGCGGCCCGAACGGGCGACGGTCGGAGCGGCGTCGCACGGGGGAGTGGCGGTCGAGGAGGATCGGCGCGAGCGGGCGATCGCGCCCGGCCTGACGCCGAGCCTGGACGAGCAGCCTGACGCGCCGGCGTCGCCGCGCGGCGTGTCGCTGGCGGAGCAGGTCGAAATCCTGACGGACGAAGTCGGGCTGTGCCTGCGGTACCACGAGTCGCTGTTCGGGCGGCGGATCGACAACGCGGTGTTCGTGGGGGGGGAGGCGCGGCACCGAGGGCTGTGCCAGCACGTGGCGCGAGCGCTGCGCGTGCCGGCGCAGGTGGCCGACCCGCTGGCGCGTCTGGCGCGCACGGGTGAGGAGCGGGTGGTGGGCGTTGACCTTTCGCAGCCGCAGCCGGGCTGGGCGGTCGCGCTGGGGCTGTGCCTCAGCCCGACGGATCTGTGAGGGAGGCCCCGATGGACGACTTCAAGCGACCCGATGCCGGATCCCAGGGCTTTCTGCCGACGGACTACGTGGAGCGAAAGACGGAGAGCCGGTTCTATGCGCTGACGCTGGCGTTGTTCTTCACGGTGATGCTGGCGGTGGTGGGCGCGTTCCTGGTGACGAACCAGCGCTGGTCGTCGGTGCGTTCGGACCAGCGTGCGATCAACGCGCAGTACGAGCAGGCGGCGTTGAAGCTGGAGCAGTTGAAGAGCCTCGAAGCGCAGCGGACGCAGATGCTGGACAAGGCGCGGATCACGACCGCGCTGCTGGAGCCGGTGCCGCGGTCGGTGCTGCTGGCGGAGATGGTGACGGCGTTGCCGCGTGGGGTGACGCTGCTCGAGGTGAAGCTGCAATCGAAGCGAATCCGCGTTGCCGCGGCGGCCGCGCCGGACCCGAAGGCGAAGCCTGCGGCGTCGCGTTCGCTGAGCAAGCCGGGCGTGGCCGCGCCGACGAAGCCGACGGAGCCGCCGAAGGTGGAGCCGCCGAGGTTCGAGTACTCGCTGACGATCGTGGGCGTGGCGTCGGACAACAACCAGGTGGCGGACTACCTCCGGCTGCTGCAGCAGTCGCCGCTGCTGACGAGCGTGGAGTTGCTGTACATCGCGCAGACGACGCTGGACACGCTGGACCTCCGGCGTTTCGAGATCGTGGCGCGCCTGCGGGACGACGCGGACCCGCGCCAGGTGGGCAACGCTCGCGAGGTGGAGCTGGAGGCCCTGAGCGCGCCGGTGCGCGTGCCGCACGCTTCGGCGACGGCGTCGTCGCCGGGAGGAGAGTGAGCCATGCGATTCGGCATCCGAGAGTTCGCGCTGCTCGCGCTCGTGCTGGCGATCCCGCTGGCGGCGTGGTTCTTCGTGTTCAGGCCGCAGAACGCCGAGATCGCGTCGGCGGTGCAGGAGATCGGTCTGAAGCGGGAGACGCTGCGCAAGCTGGAGCAGGAGACGGCCCGCAACTCGGACCTGGAGCGCGCGAACGCGCAGATCGCGGCGTCGATCGAGGAGATCGAGGCGCGGCTGCCGACGAACAAGGAACTGGACCACATCGTCCGGCAGATCTCCGACCTGGCGGTCGAATCCGGGCTGGACGTGCCCGCGCTCAAATCGGGCAAGCCGATCGAGGCGGCGACGTACTGGGAGCAGCCGATCGAGGTGCAGACCGGGGGTGACTTCCGGGGGTACTACGAGTTCCTGCAGCGGCTGGAGCGGTTGCCGCGGATCACGCGGATCTCGGACTTCCACCTGCGCCGTTCGACGCGTGACGACGGGAAGGTGACGATCTCGTTCACGCTGAGCATCTTCTTCCAGGAGGATCGCAAGTGAGTCAGCGCGAGGCGGAGCACGAGACCCTGGAGGCGACGCCGGAGGATGCGCCGCTGATGCCGCTGGGCGTGTCGCTGCTCTCGGAGGGCGCGTCGGGCGAGGAGGACCCCTTCGACGCGACGCCGAAGCGCGGGCCGCGACGGATCGTTGTGGCGGGGCTGGTGCTGGTCGGTGCTGCGGCGGGCATCTTCGCGATGCGCGCGATCGGGATGGGTCCGGGCGCGGCCCTCGCGGGCCTGGTGCTGGACTTCAAGCCGGGCGCGTCGGGGAGCACGGAGGTCTCGCCGCGGCTGCTGGCGGACCTCGAGCGGAGCAAGCGCGCGGTGCAGGTGCCCGCGGAGGTGATCGACAAGGATCCGTTCCGGCTGCGGACCGACGCCGGCACGCCATTGATGACCGACGACCCGGAGGCGATCGCCCGTGCAGAAGCGGCGCGACAGGCGAAACTGCTGGAGGAGCAGCGCCTGGAGCGCGAGCGGCGCCAGCGTGAGTTGCAGACGGCGTTCGGACGGTTCGAGTTGCAGGGAATCATGGGCGGGACGATGCCGATCGCGCGGATCAGCGGGAAGCTGGTGCGCGTGGGGGACATGCTCGAGGGCGGGTTCAAGGTAACGCAGATCGAGGGTCGGCGGGTGGTGCTGGTCGCCGAGGACACCGAGTTCGTGCTGGAGTTCGGCACGCCGTCGTCGCAGCCTCGGACCCCGCCGCGCACACCGCCGCGCCGGAACTGAACGCCCGACGCGAGGAGGCCCCCGATGGCGAATCGCCGCGCGGACGACCTGCTGAACGAACTCGCCGCGGAGACACCGCGGCACGCGCCGGTGGAGCGTGCCGACGACGCGGCGATGACGGACCTCTACACCCCGGAGAGCGATCCCACGCTCGACGAGTCGCGCGGTCTGGGCGACCTGCTGATCGCGCGCGGCGTGGTGAAGCGTGAGCGCCTGACCTCGGCCGAGCAGGTGATCCGGCAGTCGCCGGGGCGTCGGCTCGCGGACGTGCTGATCGAACAGGGCGTCGACGAGGCGGAAGTGCAGCGGGGGATCGCGGAACTTGCGGGGGTGCCGTTCGAGCGGATCGACCTGAACCGCGGCCTGGACGGCGGGTTCGACGGGCGGCTCCTGCAGCGGCTCGGGGGGGAGTTCTGCAAGCAGCACCTCGTGGTGCCGCTGCGGACGGAAGGGACCCGCGTCGTGATCGGCGCGACGCGGCCCGACGACGTCTTCCTGCTCGACGAGATCCGCTCGCGGCTGGGCGCGCACGCGGTGAAACTGGTGATCGTGACGGCGTTCGAGGTGCGGGCCGCCCTGGAGATCATCGGGCAATCCGACCAGCCCGAGCCGGACCTGTCGGCGATCCTGGAGGACGTGGACGAGGCGGACGTCGAGGTGGACGCCGCCAAGCAGACCAACGAGGTCGATCTCGAGCAGCAGGCGGGCGAAAGCCCTGTGATCCGCTACGTGAACTACATCATCCAGACGGCGGTCAAGGAAGGCGCGAGCGACATCCACGTCGAGCCGTCGGAGAAGAAGCTGAAGGTGCGGTTCCGCATCGACGGGGTGCTGTTCGAGATGATGAACCCGCCGGTGTCGATGGCGGCGGCGATCACGAGCCGCCTGAAGATCATGGCGAACCTGGATATCTCCGAGCGCCGGCTGCCTCAGGACGGGCGCATCCGGTGCACGGTGCAGGGGCGGAAACTCGACCTGCGCATGTCCACCATCCCAACGCCCGCGGGCGAGAAGACGGTGATGCGCCTGCTGGACACGCGATCGATCAACGTGCAGCTGGAAGACCTCGGCTTCGCCGAGAACACGCTGGAACTGTGGAAGCGGCAGGTCAACGCCCCCCACGGCATCGTGCTCGTCACCGGTCCGACGGGGTCGGGCAAGACGACGACGCTCTACTCCTCGCTGCGGCAACTGGACAAGAACAAGCTCAACATCTCCACCGTCGAAGACCCCATCGAGTACCACCTCGACGGCATCACGCAGACGCAGACGCACGACCGGATCGGGATGTCGTTCGCGCGCGCCCTGCGGGCCCTGCTGCGACAGGATCCGGACGTGATCATGGTGGGCGAGATCCGCGACCAGGAGACGGCGCACGTGGCGGTGCAGGCCGCGCTGACCGGACACCTCGTGCTCTCGACCCTGCACACGAACGACGCGCCAAGCTCGATCACGCGACTCGTGAACATCGGGATCGAGCCGTTCCTGGTGGGCGCGGCGGTGAACGCCGTGCTGGCGCAGCGGCTGGTGCGGCGCCTGTGCACGGCGTGCAAGACCCAGGAGGCGCCCGACGGCGAGTTGGCCGAGTACCTCGCCATGATGGGGATGCGCACGGAGACCGTCTGGACCGCGCCCGGCTGCGACCGGTGCCGGAGCACGGGATACTCGGGCCGCGTGGGCGTCTACGAACTGCTCGTCGTGGACGACCAGTTGCGCGACGTGATCGCACGGAACCCGAACGTCTCGGAGTTCCGGCGCATGTGCCTCGAACGAGGCATGGTTTCGCTGCGGGACGACGGCATGGCGAAGGTGGCCAAGGGGCTGACGACCGTGCAGGAGGTTCTGCGGGTCACCGAGTCGGCGGTCTGACGGGCGCGAGCGCGGGCTGACTTGTGGCGATCGCGGACCCCGGTTAGCATCCGCTCTCTCCGGGTCCGCGCCGTGGTGGCCGGGTCCGGTGGCACCCCACGAGCGGCCGTATGCCCCGGCGGTTTCGACATCCCGCGCGCCGCTGGCTGGCCCTGCCGATCGTCGGAGGCGCGATTGCGATCGGTGCTCCCGCGGCGGGCGTGTCTGGGGGCGCGCCCGCCCACCAGCCCGAGCAAATCACGGCACTGGACTTCGGCACGATGCGGCTGCCGGCCGGTGCGGTCAGGGGCAGGGTCGAGTTCGCGGCGCGCCGGGCGCGCGTGTGGGCGGAGCCGGGCGTGCGGCGCGGTGACGGGAGCGTTTCGCCGCCTGTCCGACGCATGTTGCTGGAGGGTGACGTCGTCGTCACGCTCGGGCTGCACAGGTTCAACGCGAAGCGTGCGGTGGTTTGGATTCGCCGGTTGGAACCGCGCGAGGCCGACGATGCCCCGCCGGGCGCGTCGGTGCACCAGGTGTACGTCTACTTCGACCGGGTCGGGGGCGGCGCGGCGGACGCGGCGGTCACGGTGAGCGCGGACCGGCTTTCGGTGCAGGGCGTGGTGGCGACGGAGGAGCCGGTGCGGATGCACGTGGACCTGGCGGAGGAGGGGCGGCCGCGCGACGCGCTCATCGACGAGGCCGAGGCGGAACTCGCGGAGCACCTGCGGGCGATCGTTGCGCCTCCCGCGCCGCCCGTGCGCGCGGAACGACGGTGGCGGCCGGATCGGCCCATCGTCGAACGCCCGCCGGCGCGCGAGGAGCCTGCGCGTGCGGTTCCGCCGCCCGTGCGTGAGCCTGCCCCCCCCCCACCTCCGCCGGTGGAGGTCATGCGCGTGCCCGAGGAGCGCGGCGCGCCGCCGCGCGAGGCGCCC comes from the Synechococcales cyanobacterium CNB genome and includes:
- a CDS encoding PilN domain-containing protein — encoded protein: MDDFKRPDAGSQGFLPTDYVERKTESRFYALTLALFFTVMLAVVGAFLVTNQRWSSVRSDQRAINAQYEQAALKLEQLKSLEAQRTQMLDKARITTALLEPVPRSVLLAEMVTALPRGVTLLEVKLQSKRIRVAAAAAPDPKAKPAASRSLSKPGVAAPTKPTEPPKVEPPRFEYSLTIVGVASDNNQVADYLRLLQQSPLLTSVELLYIAQTTLDTLDLRRFEIVARLRDDADPRQVGNAREVELEALSAPVRVPHASATASSPGGE
- a CDS encoding type II/IV secretion system protein, producing the protein MANRRADDLLNELAAETPRHAPVERADDAAMTDLYTPESDPTLDESRGLGDLLIARGVVKRERLTSAEQVIRQSPGRRLADVLIEQGVDEAEVQRGIAELAGVPFERIDLNRGLDGGFDGRLLQRLGGEFCKQHLVVPLRTEGTRVVIGATRPDDVFLLDEIRSRLGAHAVKLVIVTAFEVRAALEIIGQSDQPEPDLSAILEDVDEADVEVDAAKQTNEVDLEQQAGESPVIRYVNYIIQTAVKEGASDIHVEPSEKKLKVRFRIDGVLFEMMNPPVSMAAAITSRLKIMANLDISERRLPQDGRIRCTVQGRKLDLRMSTIPTPAGEKTVMRLLDTRSINVQLEDLGFAENTLELWKRQVNAPHGIVLVTGPTGSGKTTTLYSSLRQLDKNKLNISTVEDPIEYHLDGITQTQTHDRIGMSFARALRALLRQDPDVIMVGEIRDQETAHVAVQAALTGHLVLSTLHTNDAPSSITRLVNIGIEPFLVGAAVNAVLAQRLVRRLCTACKTQEAPDGELAEYLAMMGMRTETVWTAPGCDRCRSTGYSGRVGVYELLVVDDQLRDVIARNPNVSEFRRMCLERGMVSLRDDGMAKVAKGLTTVQEVLRVTESAV